Proteins encoded within one genomic window of Bos indicus x Bos taurus breed Angus x Brahman F1 hybrid chromosome 18, Bos_hybrid_MaternalHap_v2.0, whole genome shotgun sequence:
- the HAMP gene encoding hepcidin, whose product MALNTQIRATCLLLLVLLSLTSGSVLPPQTRQLTDLQTKDTAGAAAGLTPVLQRRRRDTHFPICIFCCGCCRKGTCGMCCRT is encoded by the exons ATGGCACTGAACACACAGATCCGGGCCACCTGCCTTCTGCTCCTTGTCCTGCTCAGCCTGACCAGCGGCTCCGTTCTCCCTCCCCAG ACACGACAGCTCACAGACCTCCAAACCAAGGACACAGCTGGAGCGGCAGCTGGCTTGACG CCCGTGCTCCAGAGACGGAGACGAGACACCCACTTTCCCATCTGCATCTTCTGCTGTGGCTGCTGTCGTAAAGGCACATGTGGGATGTGCTGCAGGACATAG
- the USF2 gene encoding upstream stimulatory factor 2 isoform X1 has product MDMLDPGLDPAASATAAAAASHDKGPEAEEGVELQEGGDGPGAEEQTAVAIASVQQAAFGDHNIQYQFRTENNGGQVTYRVVQVTDGQLDGQGDTAGAVSVVSTAAFAGGQQAVTQVGVDGATQRPGPAAASVPPGPAAPFPLAVIQNPFSNGGSPAAEAVSGEARFAYFPASSVGDTTAVSVQTTDQSLQAGGQFYVMMTPQDVLQTGTQRTIAPRTHPYSPKIDGTRTPRDERRRAQHNEVERRRRDKINNWIVQLSKIIPDCNADNSKTGASKGGILSKACDYIRELRQTNQRMQETFKEAERLQMDNELLRQQIEELKNENAVLRAQLQQHNLEMVGESARQ; this is encoded by the exons atgGACATGCTGGACCCGGGTCTGGATCCCGCTGCCTCGGCCaccgctgctgccgccgccag TCACGACAAGGGACCCGAGGCAGAGGAGGGTGTCGAACTGCAGGAAG GCGGGGACGGGCCTGGGGCGGAGGAGCAGACGGCGGTGGCCATCGCCAGCGTCCAGCAGGCGGCGTTCGGCGACCACAACATCCAGTACCAGTTCCGCACAGAGAATAATGGAGGACAG GTGACGTACCGCGTAGTCCAGGTGACTGATGGTCAGCTGGACGGCCAGGGCGACACAGCAGGCGCCGTCAGCGTCGTGTCTACGGCTGCCTTCGCAGGGGGGCAGCAGGCTGTGACCCAGGTGGGTGTGGATGGGGCCACCCAGCGCCCCGGCCCCGCTGCTGCCTCTGTGCCCCCAGGTCCCGCAGCGCCCTTCCCACTG GCTGTTATCCAAAATCCCTTCAGCAATGGTGGCAGCCCGGCTGCTGAGGCTGTCAGTGGGGAGGCCCGGTTTGCCTATTTCCCAGCGTCCAGTGTGGGAGATACCACGGCTGTGTCCGTACAGACCACAGACCAGAGCTTGCAGGCTGGAG GCCAGTTCTATGTCATGATGACGCCCCAGGACGTGCTTCAGACAGGAACGCAGAGGACAATTGCACCTCGGACACACCCCTACTCCCC GAAAATCGACGGGACGAGAACGCCACGGGATGAGAGAAGGAGAGCTCAGCATAATGAAG TGGAGCGGAGGCGGAGGGACAAGATCAACAACTGGATCGTCCAGCTTTCAAAAATCATTCCAGATTGTAATGCAGATAATAGCAAGACGGGAGCG AGTAAAGGAGGGATCCTGTCAAAGGCCTGCGACTACATCCGGGAGCTGCGCCAGACCAACCAGCGCATGCAGGAGACCTTCAAGGAGGCCGAGCGGCTGCAGATGGACAATGAGCTCCTGCGGCAACAG ATCGAGGAGCTGAAGAACGAGAACGCCGTGCTCCGCgcccagctgcagcagcacaaCCTGGAGATGGTGGGCGAGAGCGCCCGGCAGTGA
- the USF2 gene encoding upstream stimulatory factor 2 isoform X2, with the protein MDMLDPGLDPAASATAAAAASHDKGPEAEEGVELQEGGDGPGAEEQTAVAIASVQQAAFGDHNIQYQFRTENNGGQVTYRVVQVTDGQLDGQGDTAGAVSVVSTAAFAGGQQAVTQAVIQNPFSNGGSPAAEAVSGEARFAYFPASSVGDTTAVSVQTTDQSLQAGGQFYVMMTPQDVLQTGTQRTIAPRTHPYSPKIDGTRTPRDERRRAQHNEVERRRRDKINNWIVQLSKIIPDCNADNSKTGASKGGILSKACDYIRELRQTNQRMQETFKEAERLQMDNELLRQQIEELKNENAVLRAQLQQHNLEMVGESARQ; encoded by the exons atgGACATGCTGGACCCGGGTCTGGATCCCGCTGCCTCGGCCaccgctgctgccgccgccag TCACGACAAGGGACCCGAGGCAGAGGAGGGTGTCGAACTGCAGGAAG GCGGGGACGGGCCTGGGGCGGAGGAGCAGACGGCGGTGGCCATCGCCAGCGTCCAGCAGGCGGCGTTCGGCGACCACAACATCCAGTACCAGTTCCGCACAGAGAATAATGGAGGACAG GTGACGTACCGCGTAGTCCAGGTGACTGATGGTCAGCTGGACGGCCAGGGCGACACAGCAGGCGCCGTCAGCGTCGTGTCTACGGCTGCCTTCGCAGGGGGGCAGCAGGCTGTGACCCAG GCTGTTATCCAAAATCCCTTCAGCAATGGTGGCAGCCCGGCTGCTGAGGCTGTCAGTGGGGAGGCCCGGTTTGCCTATTTCCCAGCGTCCAGTGTGGGAGATACCACGGCTGTGTCCGTACAGACCACAGACCAGAGCTTGCAGGCTGGAG GCCAGTTCTATGTCATGATGACGCCCCAGGACGTGCTTCAGACAGGAACGCAGAGGACAATTGCACCTCGGACACACCCCTACTCCCC GAAAATCGACGGGACGAGAACGCCACGGGATGAGAGAAGGAGAGCTCAGCATAATGAAG TGGAGCGGAGGCGGAGGGACAAGATCAACAACTGGATCGTCCAGCTTTCAAAAATCATTCCAGATTGTAATGCAGATAATAGCAAGACGGGAGCG AGTAAAGGAGGGATCCTGTCAAAGGCCTGCGACTACATCCGGGAGCTGCGCCAGACCAACCAGCGCATGCAGGAGACCTTCAAGGAGGCCGAGCGGCTGCAGATGGACAATGAGCTCCTGCGGCAACAG ATCGAGGAGCTGAAGAACGAGAACGCCGTGCTCCGCgcccagctgcagcagcacaaCCTGGAGATGGTGGGCGAGAGCGCCCGGCAGTGA